One window of Mesorhizobium sp. PAMC28654 genomic DNA carries:
- a CDS encoding pyridoxal phosphate-dependent decarboxylase family protein produces MNNDDFRQWSLRAAEWGADYRSGLRDRPVRPLVEPGDIFKSIEVSPPETAEPMDAIFADFEDKILPGMTHWQHPRFFAYFPANAAPVSVVAEYLVSAMAAQCMLWQTSPAATELETRVVDWMRQALGLPEGFSGVIQDSASSATLAAVLTMRERALDWQGNKKGLSGQARVRIYSSDQVHTSIDRAIWVAGIGEDNLVRIPAAGRFRAMDTVALEAAIVADKEAGLLPAGIIACVGGTSTGGTDDVAEVAAVAKRHGLYLHVDAAWAGSAMICEEYRHFWAGVEQADSIVFNPHKWLGAQFDCSIQFLRDPESHVRTLAIKPDYLKTHGHDGIINYSEWSVPLGRRFRALKLWFLLRAHGLDNLRTMIRNHVAWSEGLAARLAREPDFELVTEPMLSLFSFRHQAPSGIDPDEHNLRLVNAINDDGRIYLTQTRVDGRVAIRFQVGQFEATASDVDAAFDTVTEVARTLA; encoded by the coding sequence ATGAACAACGATGATTTCCGGCAATGGTCGCTGCGCGCGGCCGAATGGGGTGCCGACTACCGAAGCGGCCTTCGCGACAGGCCGGTGCGGCCGCTTGTCGAGCCGGGCGACATCTTCAAGAGCATAGAAGTCTCGCCACCTGAAACGGCGGAGCCGATGGACGCGATCTTCGCCGACTTCGAGGACAAGATCCTGCCGGGCATGACGCATTGGCAGCATCCGCGTTTCTTCGCCTATTTCCCGGCCAATGCAGCACCCGTTTCTGTCGTGGCCGAGTATCTGGTTTCGGCGATGGCCGCGCAATGCATGCTGTGGCAGACCTCGCCGGCGGCGACCGAACTGGAGACGCGGGTGGTCGACTGGATGCGCCAGGCGCTCGGCCTGCCGGAAGGGTTTTCGGGGGTCATCCAGGATTCGGCGTCCTCGGCCACGCTTGCCGCCGTGCTGACGATGCGTGAACGCGCGCTCGACTGGCAAGGAAACAAGAAAGGCCTGAGCGGGCAGGCGAGGGTGCGCATCTATTCCTCCGACCAGGTCCATACCTCCATCGACCGGGCAATCTGGGTTGCCGGCATTGGCGAGGACAATCTGGTCCGCATCCCCGCCGCAGGCCGCTTTCGCGCCATGGATACCGTGGCCCTTGAAGCTGCGATCGTCGCCGACAAGGAAGCCGGACTGCTGCCGGCCGGCATCATCGCTTGCGTCGGGGGTACCAGCACTGGCGGAACCGATGATGTCGCTGAAGTCGCGGCGGTGGCGAAGCGGCATGGACTGTATCTGCATGTTGATGCGGCGTGGGCGGGATCGGCGATGATCTGCGAGGAATATCGGCACTTCTGGGCCGGTGTCGAGCAAGCGGATTCTATCGTCTTCAATCCGCACAAATGGCTGGGCGCGCAGTTCGACTGCTCGATCCAGTTCCTGCGCGATCCGGAAAGCCATGTGAGGACGCTTGCCATCAAGCCGGATTATCTGAAGACGCACGGCCATGACGGCATCATCAATTATTCCGAATGGTCAGTGCCGCTAGGGCGTCGCTTTCGCGCTCTGAAACTCTGGTTCCTGCTGCGCGCGCATGGGCTGGACAATCTGCGCACGATGATCCGCAACCACGTCGCCTGGAGTGAAGGTCTTGCCGCGCGTCTGGCAAGGGAGCCGGACTTCGAACTCGTCACCGAGCCGATGCTGTCGCTGTTTTCGTTCAGGCATCAAGCGCCATCAGGCATCGATCCGGATGAGCATAATCTGCGATTGGTCAACGCCATCAACGATGACGGCCGCATCTACCTGACGCAGACACGTGTGGATGGCCGGGTCGCGATTCGTTTTCAGGTCGGCCAGTTCGAGGCGACCGCCAGCGATGTCGATGCGGCTTTCGATACTGTTACCGAAGTCGCGCGCACCCTGGCCTGA
- a CDS encoding peptidase — MTYCVGLKIDRGLVFMSDTRTNAGMDSISTFKKMHVWEQPGERVIVLMSAGNLATTQAVVSLLEERTKAVADRHATLLETPSMYQTVRLVGDTVKEVIAHSSPAGEKADSYFNASFILGGQIKGSEPRLFMIYPEGNFIESTDDTPFFQIGETKYGKPIIIRAYEKTMSLAETVKLLLVSFDSTLKSNLSVGLPLDLLFYEKETFKVGLKKRIGQDDQYYRTISDGWSNALKTAFASLPDFPG; from the coding sequence ATGACCTATTGCGTCGGCCTGAAGATCGATCGCGGGCTCGTGTTCATGTCGGACACGCGCACCAATGCCGGCATGGATTCGATCTCGACCTTCAAGAAGATGCATGTCTGGGAACAGCCGGGCGAGCGCGTCATCGTGTTGATGTCCGCCGGCAACCTGGCGACGACGCAGGCGGTGGTCAGCCTGCTGGAAGAGCGCACCAAGGCGGTTGCCGATCGTCATGCCACGTTGTTGGAAACGCCTTCCATGTATCAGACGGTGCGGCTCGTGGGTGACACCGTCAAGGAAGTGATTGCCCATTCGTCGCCGGCCGGCGAGAAGGCGGATTCCTACTTCAACGCCTCTTTCATCCTTGGTGGACAGATCAAGGGCAGCGAGCCGCGCCTGTTCATGATCTACCCTGAAGGCAATTTCATTGAGTCGACTGACGACACGCCGTTCTTCCAGATCGGCGAGACCAAGTACGGCAAGCCGATCATCATCCGCGCCTATGAAAAGACCATGAGCCTTGCCGAGACGGTGAAACTGCTGCTGGTGTCGTTCGACTCGACCTTGAAGTCAAACCTCTCGGTCGGCCTGCCGCTGGACCTGCTGTTCTATGAGAAGGAGACTTTCAAGGTCGGACTGAAGAAGCGGATCGGCCAGGATGATCAGTATTACCGTACGATCTCCGATGGTTGGTCTAACGCGCTAAAAACCGCCTTTGCGAGCCTGCCTGATTTTCCGGGCTAG
- a CDS encoding BA14K family protein produces MMNKVMSGLLAATLSISFAATAAIPAEAAPIFVPQAPIVTPSDIQAVDFNPQLKNRHFRGNRNSGGHRNFNGNRNFGNRGNGGGYWNGHRGYSYYRPGYQRHGDYWFPLAAFAAGAVISGAIVNSEQNRGNSHVQWCYDRYRSYRASDNTFQPNNGPRQQCRSPY; encoded by the coding sequence ATGATGAATAAGGTCATGTCGGGCTTGCTGGCCGCCACTCTGTCAATTTCATTCGCGGCCACTGCCGCCATACCTGCCGAAGCCGCGCCAATATTCGTGCCGCAGGCCCCTATCGTCACTCCATCCGATATCCAGGCTGTCGATTTTAATCCGCAACTGAAGAATCGCCATTTCCGTGGCAACCGCAATTCCGGCGGTCACCGAAACTTCAACGGCAACCGCAACTTCGGTAACAGGGGAAATGGCGGCGGCTACTGGAACGGACACCGTGGCTATAGCTATTATCGCCCGGGTTATCAGCGCCACGGCGACTACTGGTTCCCGCTGGCCGCATTCGCCGCAGGCGCGGTCATTAGCGGAGCAATCGTAAACAGCGAACAGAACCGCGGCAATTCCCATGTGCAGTGGTGCTACGACCGCTACAGATCCTATCGCGCTTCGGACAACACCTTCCAGCCGAACAACGGCCCCCGTCAGCAGTGCCGTTCGCCCTATTGA
- the glpK gene encoding glycerol kinase GlpK, translated as MSGFVLAIDQGTTSTRAILFDGEMTIAGSGRKEFAQHYPASGWVEHDPEEIWSSVVTTVKAALRKAGRKASEVAALGITNQRETVVIWDRATGKPIHNAIVWQDRRTAPLCQKLKKQGLEKTFTRKTGLLLDPYFSGTKIAWMLDKVKGARKRAEKGELLAGTIDSFLIWRLTGGKVHATDATNASRTLVYNIQENAWDDELLAILGIPARMLPEVKDCADDFGSTEKSLFGAEIRILGVAGDQHAATIGQACFEPGMMKSTYGTGCFALLNTGGDLVRSKNRLLTTIAYRLNGKTTYALEGSIFIAGAAVQWLRDGLKVIGKVEQSGKLAAAADPTQNVYLVPAFVGLGAPHWDADARGAIFGLTRNSGPAEFARAALESVAFQTRDLLDAMRKDWKASSAKTVLRVDGGMVASDWTMQRLADILDARVDRPTILETTALGAAWLAGSQAGVWPAAGTFAKNWVLERRFQPEMDAADRATKLAGWRDAVRRTLSTL; from the coding sequence ATGAGTGGCTTTGTCCTGGCAATCGACCAGGGGACGACATCGACGCGGGCGATCCTGTTCGACGGCGAGATGACGATTGCAGGTAGCGGGCGGAAAGAATTCGCCCAGCACTATCCGGCTTCAGGATGGGTCGAGCATGATCCCGAGGAGATCTGGTCGAGCGTCGTGACGACGGTGAAGGCAGCCCTGAGGAAGGCCGGACGCAAGGCTTCCGAGGTTGCCGCGCTCGGCATCACCAATCAACGCGAGACGGTCGTCATCTGGGACAGGGCAACCGGCAAGCCCATCCACAATGCCATCGTCTGGCAGGACCGGCGCACCGCGCCGCTGTGCCAGAAACTCAAGAAGCAGGGGCTGGAGAAGACATTCACCAGGAAGACCGGGCTGCTGCTTGACCCGTATTTTTCCGGCACCAAGATCGCCTGGATGCTGGACAAGGTGAAGGGAGCCAGGAAGCGCGCCGAGAAGGGTGAACTGCTGGCCGGCACCATCGACAGCTTTTTGATCTGGCGGCTGACCGGCGGCAAGGTTCACGCCACCGATGCTACCAATGCATCGCGCACATTGGTCTACAATATCCAGGAAAATGCCTGGGACGATGAGCTTCTGGCCATCCTCGGGATACCCGCGAGAATGCTGCCGGAGGTGAAGGATTGCGCCGATGATTTTGGAAGCACTGAGAAAAGCCTGTTCGGTGCCGAGATAAGAATCCTCGGCGTGGCCGGTGACCAGCACGCCGCAACGATCGGCCAAGCCTGTTTCGAGCCAGGCATGATGAAATCAACCTATGGCACGGGGTGTTTCGCGCTGCTCAATACGGGCGGCGATCTGGTGCGCTCAAAAAACCGGCTGCTGACAACGATCGCCTACAGGCTGAACGGCAAGACCACGTATGCGCTGGAGGGCTCCATCTTTATCGCCGGTGCGGCAGTGCAATGGCTGCGGGACGGGCTGAAGGTCATCGGCAAGGTCGAGCAGAGCGGCAAATTGGCGGCTGCCGCCGATCCGACCCAGAACGTCTACCTGGTGCCAGCCTTCGTCGGGCTCGGCGCGCCACACTGGGACGCCGATGCGCGGGGCGCCATTTTCGGACTGACCCGCAATTCCGGCCCGGCCGAGTTCGCACGCGCGGCATTGGAGTCCGTCGCTTTTCAAACGCGTGATCTGCTCGACGCGATGCGCAAGGACTGGAAGGCCAGTTCGGCCAAGACCGTGCTTCGCGTCGATGGCGGCATGGTCGCGTCGGACTGGACGATGCAACGCCTGGCCGACATTCTTGATGCACGGGTCGACCGCCCGACCATCCTCGAGACAACGGCGTTGGGCGCCGCATGGCTCGCCGGCTCGCAAGCCGGTGTGTGGCCGGCGGCCGGGACGTTCGCGAAAAACTGGGTGCTCGAACGGCGGTTCCAGCCAGAGATGGACGCAGCAGACCGCGCAACGAAACTCGCGGGTTGGCGCGACGCCGTACGCAGAACGTTGAGCACTTTATAG
- a CDS encoding DeoR/GlpR family DNA-binding transcription regulator encodes MYLSPRHSEIVQMAKDNGRVLVDELATHFNVTPQTIRKDLNDLCDQRLLSRIHGGALFPSGIENMEYEARRKIAAEEKDAIGRAAARLIPDNASLFINIGTTTEAVSTALLDHTGLMVITNNINVANRMRIYPSMEVVIAGGVVRGADGGIVGEAAVDFIRQFKVDYAVIGASAIDHDGALLDFDFREVKVAQAIIANARHVILVSDQTKFERTAPVRIGHLSQVNTFITDRCDIPSVRRICQEAEVQLIETSLA; translated from the coding sequence ATGTACCTGTCGCCGCGCCACTCCGAGATCGTCCAGATGGCAAAGGACAATGGCAGGGTGCTGGTTGACGAACTGGCAACGCATTTCAACGTAACGCCACAGACAATACGCAAGGATCTCAACGACCTGTGCGACCAGCGGCTGCTGTCGCGCATCCATGGCGGCGCGCTGTTTCCGTCCGGCATCGAGAACATGGAGTACGAGGCGCGGCGCAAGATTGCCGCCGAGGAGAAAGATGCGATCGGCCGCGCGGCAGCCAGACTGATTCCAGACAACGCCTCACTGTTCATAAACATAGGCACCACGACCGAGGCCGTCAGCACGGCGCTTCTCGATCATACGGGACTGATGGTCATTACCAATAATATCAATGTTGCCAACAGGATGCGCATATATCCGTCGATGGAGGTCGTAATCGCCGGCGGTGTCGTACGCGGTGCCGATGGCGGCATCGTCGGTGAGGCCGCGGTCGACTTCATCAGGCAATTCAAGGTCGACTACGCTGTGATCGGTGCATCGGCGATCGATCATGACGGAGCGCTGCTCGACTTCGATTTTCGCGAAGTCAAGGTAGCGCAGGCGATCATCGCCAATGCCCGGCATGTCATCCTCGTTTCCGACCAGACGAAGTTCGAACGCACGGCGCCGGTGCGCATTGGCCATCTGTCGCAGGTGAATACATTCATCACCGATCGTTGCGACATCCCGTCGGTGCGCAGGATTTGCCAGGAGGCCGAGGTTCAACTGATCGAAACATCGCTCGCTTGA
- the glpD gene encoding glycerol-3-phosphate dehydrogenase produces MDTIHDIFVIGGGINGCGIARDAVGRGFSVFLAEMNDLASGTSSGSTKLIHGGLRYLEFYEFRLVREALMEREVLWRNAPHIIWPMRFVLPYAKGLRPAWLIRLGLFLYDHIGGRKLLPATRTLDMANDPAGRPLKPLFRKAFEYSDGWVNDARLVALNARDAADRGATIRTRTKVVSARREGDLWTVSLENVTTGETEEVKARLLVNAAGPWVDHVLSDTVGLKDVHNVRLVQGSHIVIGKKFDDPRAYFFQNKDGRIIFAIPYEEEFTLIGTTDRDYPGDPHDAKISDAEIDYLCAAASEYFAEPVKRSDIVWTYSAVRPLYDDGASKAQEATRDYVLKADGGEGVAPIVNAFGGKITTYRRLSESMLEKIEGLLGKRGKPWTANAPLPGGDFPATGFDAEVTKLKAAYPFLDARLARRLTRLYGTRARSLLGSARSNADLGRNFGEDLYEAEVRYLAENEWAVTADDVLWRRTKRGLHLSREQAVALDEFMRGMSRQHIAAAE; encoded by the coding sequence GTGGACACCATCCATGACATCTTCGTCATAGGCGGCGGCATCAATGGCTGCGGCATAGCCCGTGATGCCGTTGGTCGAGGCTTTTCGGTCTTTCTCGCCGAGATGAACGACCTGGCCAGCGGAACGTCCTCCGGCTCGACCAAGCTAATCCATGGCGGCCTGCGCTACCTTGAATTTTATGAATTCCGCCTCGTGCGCGAAGCGCTGATGGAGCGAGAGGTCCTGTGGCGGAACGCGCCACACATCATCTGGCCAATGCGCTTTGTCCTGCCCTATGCCAAAGGGCTGCGGCCTGCCTGGCTGATCAGGCTTGGCCTCTTCCTTTATGATCACATTGGTGGGCGCAAATTGCTGCCGGCGACGCGGACGCTGGACATGGCCAACGACCCGGCCGGCCGGCCGCTGAAGCCACTGTTCCGAAAGGCATTCGAATATTCCGACGGATGGGTCAATGATGCGCGGCTGGTGGCGTTGAATGCGCGCGACGCCGCTGACCGTGGCGCGACCATCCGGACCCGCACCAAGGTGGTCAGTGCCCGCCGCGAGGGCGATCTCTGGACGGTAAGCCTCGAGAACGTCACGACCGGCGAGACCGAGGAAGTGAAGGCGCGATTGCTGGTCAATGCAGCTGGTCCCTGGGTCGATCATGTGCTGTCGGACACGGTTGGCCTGAAGGACGTGCACAATGTCCGGCTGGTGCAGGGCAGCCATATCGTCATCGGCAAGAAGTTCGATGATCCGCGCGCCTATTTCTTCCAGAACAAGGATGGGCGCATCATCTTCGCCATCCCCTATGAGGAAGAGTTCACGCTGATCGGCACCACCGATAGGGATTATCCCGGCGATCCGCATGACGCGAAGATCAGCGATGCAGAGATCGACTATCTGTGCGCGGCGGCAAGCGAATACTTCGCCGAGCCGGTCAAGCGTTCGGACATCGTCTGGACCTATTCGGCGGTGCGCCCGCTCTATGATGACGGAGCCTCGAAGGCGCAGGAGGCGACGCGGGATTATGTTCTGAAAGCCGACGGCGGTGAGGGCGTTGCGCCAATCGTCAACGCCTTTGGCGGCAAGATCACCACCTACCGGCGGCTGTCGGAATCGATGCTCGAAAAGATCGAGGGTCTTCTTGGCAAGCGCGGCAAGCCGTGGACTGCAAATGCGCCGCTGCCAGGGGGCGATTTCCCGGCCACCGGGTTCGATGCGGAGGTCACGAAACTGAAGGCGGCCTACCCGTTCCTCGATGCGCGCCTTGCCCGCCGGTTGACCCGGCTCTACGGAACGCGGGCACGATCACTGCTTGGATCGGCCAGATCGAATGCCGACCTTGGCCGCAACTTTGGCGAGGACCTCTACGAGGCCGAAGTGCGCTATCTCGCCGAAAATGAATGGGCCGTCACCGCCGATGATGTGTTGTGGCGCAGGACCAAGCGTGGTCTGCATCTCAGCCGCGAGCAGGCGGTTGCACTCGACGAGTTCATGCGGGGCATGAGCCGCCAGCACATCGCGGCCGCCGAATAG